A stretch of the Thermus thermophilus genome encodes the following:
- a CDS encoding zinc-binding dehydrogenase has translation MRAVVMRARGGPEVLEVADLPVPEPGPKEVRVRLKAAALNHLDVWVRKGVASPKLPLPHVLGADGSGVVDAVGPGVEGFAPGDEVVINPGLSCGRCERCLAGEDNLCPRYQILGEHRHGTYAEYVVLPEANLAPKPKNLSFEEAAAIPLTFLTAWQMVVDKLGVRPGDDVLVMAAGSGVSVAAIQIAKLFGARVIATAGSEDKLRRAKALGADETVNYTHPDWPKEVRRLTGGKGVDKVVDHTGALYFEGVIKATANGGRIAIAGASSGYEGTLPFAHVFYRQLSILGSTMASKSRLFPILRFVEEGKLKPVVGQILPLEAAAEGHRLLEERRVFGKVVLQVG, from the coding sequence ATGCGCGCGGTGGTCATGCGAGCCAGGGGAGGCCCCGAGGTGCTGGAGGTGGCCGACCTTCCCGTCCCCGAACCCGGCCCCAAGGAGGTGCGGGTGCGCCTCAAGGCGGCCGCCCTCAACCACCTGGACGTGTGGGTGCGAAAAGGGGTGGCGAGCCCAAAGCTCCCCCTCCCCCACGTCCTGGGCGCAGACGGAAGCGGCGTGGTGGACGCCGTGGGGCCGGGGGTGGAGGGCTTCGCCCCCGGGGACGAAGTGGTCATCAACCCCGGCCTCTCCTGCGGGCGGTGCGAGCGCTGCCTGGCCGGGGAGGACAACCTCTGCCCCCGTTACCAGATCCTCGGGGAGCACCGGCACGGCACCTACGCCGAGTACGTGGTCCTGCCCGAGGCCAACCTGGCCCCCAAGCCCAAGAACCTCTCCTTTGAGGAGGCCGCCGCCATCCCCCTCACCTTCCTCACCGCCTGGCAGATGGTGGTGGACAAGCTCGGGGTGCGCCCAGGGGACGACGTGCTGGTGATGGCCGCAGGAAGCGGGGTGAGCGTGGCCGCCATCCAGATCGCCAAGCTCTTCGGAGCGCGGGTCATCGCCACGGCGGGCTCGGAGGACAAACTCCGCCGGGCGAAGGCCCTCGGGGCCGATGAGACGGTGAACTACACCCACCCGGACTGGCCCAAGGAGGTGCGCCGCCTCACGGGGGGCAAGGGCGTGGACAAGGTGGTGGACCACACCGGGGCCCTTTACTTTGAGGGGGTGATCAAGGCCACGGCGAACGGGGGACGGATCGCCATCGCCGGGGCCTCCTCGGGGTACGAGGGCACCCTGCCCTTCGCCCACGTCTTCTACCGCCAGCTCTCCATCCTGGGCTCCACCATGGCCTCCAAAAGCCGCCTTTTCCCCATCTTGCGCTTCGTGGAGGAGGGGAAGCTCAAGCCCGTGGTGGGCCAGATCCTGCCCCTGGAGGCGGCGGCGGAGGGGCACCGGCTCCTGGAGGAGCGCCGGGTCTTCGGGAAGGTGGTCCTCCAGGTGGGGTAG
- a CDS encoding ABC transporter substrate-binding protein codes for MRKAVLLAGILALAGVASAQTFVWPQKWTVAKPSEAKRGGTLRAAVISDYRTFNPFVTAESGNVPDLISGSRGLATRDPTTGDWIPYMAESWTISPNKLEITFKIRKGMKWSDGRPITADDWITTWRIHTDKAVGSNSYDSFFIDGKPIVLRKIDDYTIRFIYPKTDAEAFNIARFEPWPAHVFGPVYQREGAEGIKKMWTLNEKPENIVSGGPWLIESYRPGERLVLKRNPAFGEWNKDEAGNPLPYLDRYEIKIVKDVNAQLAEFLAGNIDLMAPSTVDHISQIRQAIQQGRLDATLKVNASPVASSQFMVFNWNKASDPFKQSLFRSDKFRRAMSHIVNRQAVIDVVYGGLGTPMYSSVYPVLTQWINPKVPKYEYNPQQAAKLLAELGFTKKDREGYLVDARGRRLEFNLATNAGNAQREQIAKLIVDEAKKVGVKVNFQAIDFNTLVGQLLSSGPDRPFDAIIIGLTGGGLDWPFGSNVVPCKGNLHMWNKSGQCLDPRETLMEKLYYQGRTELDFKKRVEIGYRMQEVEAELLPVIYIAGPNYHPAWNNRLGGEHPDAIISSIWGSRQVELTFIKK; via the coding sequence ATGAGAAAAGCGGTGTTGTTGGCCGGCATCTTGGCTTTGGCGGGCGTCGCTTCGGCCCAGACCTTCGTCTGGCCGCAGAAGTGGACCGTGGCCAAGCCCTCCGAGGCGAAGCGGGGGGGCACCCTTAGGGCGGCGGTGATCTCCGACTACCGCACCTTCAACCCCTTCGTCACCGCCGAGTCGGGCAACGTCCCAGACCTCATCTCGGGCAGTCGCGGCCTGGCGACCCGCGACCCCACCACCGGGGACTGGATCCCCTACATGGCGGAGTCCTGGACCATAAGCCCCAACAAGCTGGAGATCACCTTCAAGATCCGCAAGGGCATGAAGTGGTCGGACGGCCGGCCCATCACCGCCGACGACTGGATCACCACCTGGCGGATCCACACGGACAAGGCGGTGGGCTCCAACAGCTACGACTCCTTCTTCATTGACGGCAAGCCCATCGTCCTCAGGAAGATTGACGACTACACGATCCGCTTCATCTACCCCAAGACCGACGCCGAGGCCTTCAATATCGCCAGATTTGAGCCCTGGCCCGCCCACGTCTTCGGCCCCGTCTACCAGAGGGAGGGGGCGGAGGGCATCAAGAAGATGTGGACCCTGAACGAGAAGCCGGAGAACATCGTCTCCGGCGGGCCCTGGCTCATTGAGAGCTACCGCCCCGGGGAGCGCCTGGTTCTGAAGCGCAACCCCGCCTTCGGGGAATGGAACAAGGACGAGGCGGGCAACCCCCTCCCCTACCTGGACCGCTACGAGATCAAGATCGTGAAGGACGTGAACGCCCAGCTCGCCGAGTTCCTGGCGGGGAACATTGACCTCATGGCCCCCTCCACCGTGGACCACATCTCCCAGATCCGCCAGGCCATCCAGCAGGGCCGCCTGGACGCCACCCTCAAGGTCAACGCCTCCCCCGTGGCCAGCAGCCAGTTCATGGTCTTCAACTGGAACAAGGCCTCGGACCCCTTCAAGCAGAGCCTCTTCCGCTCCGACAAGTTCCGCCGGGCCATGAGCCACATCGTCAACCGCCAGGCGGTGATTGACGTCGTCTACGGCGGCCTGGGCACCCCCATGTACTCCAGCGTCTACCCGGTCCTCACCCAGTGGATCAACCCCAAGGTGCCCAAGTACGAGTACAACCCCCAGCAGGCGGCGAAGCTTTTGGCCGAGCTCGGCTTCACGAAGAAGGACCGGGAGGGGTACCTGGTGGACGCCAGGGGGCGGCGGCTTGAGTTCAACCTCGCCACCAACGCCGGCAACGCCCAGCGGGAGCAGATCGCCAAGCTCATCGTGGACGAGGCCAAGAAGGTGGGGGTGAAGGTCAACTTCCAGGCCATTGACTTCAACACCCTGGTGGGCCAGCTCCTCTCCTCGGGCCCCGACCGGCCCTTTGACGCCATCATCATCGGCCTGACGGGCGGCGGCCTGGACTGGCCCTTCGGTTCCAACGTGGTGCCCTGCAAGGGGAACCTGCACATGTGGAACAAGTCCGGCCAGTGCCTGGACCCCCGGGAGACCCTCATGGAGAAGCTCTACTACCAGGGCCGCACGGAGCTGGACTTCAAGAAGCGGGTGGAGATCGGCTACCGCATGCAGGAGGTTGAGGCGGAGCTCCTTCCCGTCATCTACATCGCCGGGCCCAACTACCACCCCGCCTGGAACAACCGCCTGGGCGGCGAGCACCCCGACGCCATCATCTCCAGCATCTGGGGCTCCCGTCAGGTGGAGCTCACCTTCATCAAGAAGTGA
- a CDS encoding ABC transporter permease gives MANYILKRFLSLIPTFFGATFLAFLIIQMAPGDYLTQLELDPKVTPETIARLRAQFGLDRPFHEQYLLWMHNLLHLNLGYSFAYQAPVLEIVWPRVLNSMVLVVPSTILLFLIAVPVGVYGALRQYSLGDRVVSFLAYLGLAIPNFFLALILMYLVLQVYFRTGVMVFPVSGMTSSGFEQFSFWQKVVDVAWHAVLPIVVLTTSDIAGFSRIMRGQMLEALSQDYVRTARAKGLPERVVVYKHALRNAVIPIVANIGGILPTLISGAGLVEVVMAWPGITPLLLDAISQQDLYVVAGFLTMGLVLLMIGNLLSDLLLAWVDPRIRYE, from the coding sequence ATGGCGAACTATATCCTCAAGCGCTTCCTCTCCCTGATCCCCACCTTCTTCGGGGCCACCTTCCTCGCCTTCCTCATCATCCAGATGGCCCCCGGGGACTACCTGACCCAGCTGGAGCTGGACCCTAAGGTCACCCCCGAAACCATTGCCCGGCTCCGCGCCCAGTTCGGCCTGGACCGCCCCTTCCACGAGCAGTACCTCCTCTGGATGCACAACCTCCTCCACCTCAACCTGGGCTACTCCTTCGCCTACCAGGCCCCGGTGCTGGAGATCGTCTGGCCCAGGGTCCTAAACTCCATGGTCCTGGTGGTTCCCTCCACGATCCTCCTCTTCCTCATCGCCGTGCCCGTGGGCGTCTACGGGGCTTTGCGCCAGTACTCCTTGGGGGACCGGGTGGTCTCCTTCCTCGCCTATTTGGGCCTCGCCATCCCCAACTTCTTCCTGGCCCTCATCCTCATGTACCTGGTGCTCCAGGTCTACTTCCGCACGGGGGTTATGGTCTTCCCAGTTTCGGGGATGACTTCCAGCGGGTTTGAGCAGTTCTCCTTCTGGCAAAAGGTGGTGGACGTGGCCTGGCACGCGGTTTTGCCCATCGTCGTCCTCACCACGAGCGACATCGCCGGGTTCTCCCGCATCATGCGGGGGCAGATGCTCGAGGCCCTCTCCCAGGACTACGTCCGCACCGCCCGGGCCAAGGGGCTTCCCGAGCGGGTGGTGGTGTACAAGCACGCCCTGAGGAACGCCGTCATCCCCATCGTGGCCAACATCGGCGGGATCCTGCCCACCTTGATCTCGGGAGCCGGCCTCGTGGAGGTGGTCATGGCCTGGCCCGGGATCACCCCCCTTCTCCTGGACGCCATCTCCCAGCAGGACCTCTACGTGGTCGCGGGCTTCCTCACCATGGGCTTGGTGCTCCTTATGATCGGCAACCTGCTTTCGGACCTGCTTCTCGCCTGGGTGGACCCCAGGATCCGCTACGAGTAG
- a CDS encoding NAD(P)/FAD-dependent oxidoreductase: MAADHTDVLIVGAGPVGLFAGFYVGMRGLSFRFVDPLPEPGGQLTALYPEKYIYDVAGFPKVYAKDLVRGLVEQVAPFNPVYSLGERAETLEREGDLFKVTTSQGNAYTAKAVIIAAGVGAFEPRRIGAPGEREFEGKGVYYAVKSKAEFQGKRVLIVGGGDSAVDWALNLLDTAREITLIHRRPQFRAHEASVQELMKAHEEGRLKVLTPYEVRRIEGDAWVRKAVVFQNQTQEEVELEVDAVLILAGYITKLGPLANWGLALEKNKIKVDTTMATSIPGVYACGDIVTYPGKLPLIVLGFGEAAIAANHAAAYANPALKVNPGHSSEKAEEKAPA, translated from the coding sequence ATGGCGGCGGACCACACGGACGTGCTCATCGTAGGGGCGGGGCCCGTAGGGCTTTTCGCGGGGTTTTACGTGGGCATGCGGGGGCTGTCCTTCCGCTTCGTGGACCCCTTGCCCGAGCCCGGGGGGCAGCTTACCGCCCTCTACCCGGAGAAGTACATCTACGACGTGGCCGGCTTCCCCAAGGTCTACGCCAAGGACCTGGTGAGGGGCCTGGTGGAGCAGGTGGCCCCCTTTAACCCCGTCTACAGCCTCGGGGAGCGGGCCGAGACCCTGGAGAGGGAAGGGGACCTCTTCAAGGTCACCACCTCCCAAGGGAACGCCTACACCGCCAAGGCGGTGATCATCGCCGCCGGGGTGGGGGCCTTTGAGCCCAGGCGGATCGGGGCGCCGGGGGAGCGGGAGTTTGAGGGGAAGGGCGTCTACTACGCGGTGAAGAGCAAGGCGGAGTTCCAAGGGAAGCGGGTCCTCATCGTGGGCGGGGGGGATAGCGCCGTGGACTGGGCCTTGAACCTCCTGGACACCGCCCGGGAGATCACCCTCATCCACCGCCGCCCCCAGTTCCGGGCCCACGAGGCGAGCGTGCAGGAGCTCATGAAGGCCCACGAGGAAGGGCGCCTTAAGGTCCTCACCCCCTACGAGGTGCGGCGGATAGAGGGGGACGCGTGGGTGCGGAAGGCGGTGGTCTTCCAGAACCAGACCCAGGAGGAGGTGGAGCTGGAGGTGGACGCCGTCCTCATCCTCGCGGGCTACATCACCAAGCTCGGCCCCCTGGCCAACTGGGGGCTCGCCCTGGAGAAGAACAAGATCAAGGTGGACACCACCATGGCCACCAGCATCCCCGGGGTCTACGCCTGCGGGGACATCGTCACCTACCCAGGGAAGCTTCCCCTCATCGTCTTGGGGTTCGGCGAGGCCGCCATCGCCGCCAATCACGCCGCCGCCTACGCCAACCCCGCCCTCAAGGTGAACCCCGGCCACTCCTCGGAAAAGGCCGAGGAGAAAGCCCCCGCCTGA